A genomic region of Myxococcales bacterium contains the following coding sequences:
- a CDS encoding alpha/beta fold hydrolase → MRILNRCRHEAVIAACVIAMMELVGDPTRASAEQKDFRGTPLFREVAGPIAGRPILLLHGGAFSSATWKELGTIDALAAAGHRVFAVDLPGFGKSPANRGDLSTFAVDLLAHLKIDRVVLVSPSMSGRVSFPLVLNHPDRLAGYVPIAPVESVQYAKRLKNSPVPALVIWGERDKLFPPAQATSLAASFKKAEVLILPGARHPAYLDQPKMFHDALLKFIAQLDD, encoded by the coding sequence ATGCGAATTTTAAATCGATGCAGACATGAAGCGGTCATTGCGGCTTGCGTGATCGCGATGATGGAACTCGTTGGAGACCCTACTCGCGCCTCGGCCGAGCAAAAGGATTTTCGGGGCACACCCTTGTTCCGCGAAGTGGCCGGTCCAATAGCCGGGCGCCCTATCCTGCTGCTCCATGGCGGGGCCTTCAGCTCAGCAACCTGGAAGGAACTCGGGACCATCGACGCGTTGGCGGCGGCAGGCCACCGAGTATTTGCCGTCGATCTGCCCGGTTTCGGGAAGTCTCCGGCCAACCGTGGCGACCTCTCCACGTTCGCTGTGGACCTCCTTGCGCACTTGAAAATCGACCGCGTGGTCCTGGTCTCTCCGTCGATGAGTGGCAGAGTCAGTTTCCCTCTGGTGTTGAATCATCCGGATCGCTTGGCTGGCTACGTTCCGATTGCGCCCGTGGAGTCCGTCCAATACGCAAAGAGGTTGAAGAACAGCCCGGTGCCCGCGCTGGTAATCTGGGGCGAACGGGACAAGCTATTCCCACCAGCACAAGCCACGTCACTGGCGGCGAGCTTCAAGAAGGCGGAAGTCCTGATTCTGCCCGGTGCTCGCCACCCCGCATACCTGGACCAGCCGAAGATGTTCCATGACGCACTGCTGAAGTTCATCGCTCAGCTCGACGATTGA
- a CDS encoding HAMP domain-containing histidine kinase, which produces MKVDMVAREPEELNTTSVALLRLLLLASLCTAIVFAAWLLWLGSAHERTPWYVGAVFPVFTLTAASQCFRTAAKLGGSQRKAWRFFGTGCLSIAVGELMWASHDLFLGIALPASVPMDAFYLGFPICFILGSWHYRIRTPSTDDAFIQIGNLGIIFSATLLMYIFANVDFLSGSIPSYFADITVLHGTFNVSASLFALIVLWLHGWGRRRQVTSLIFIGLCFNALDNFMFIGALMGDGYQVSSLSSGSILVCASFIIWAAFEQRHMKDENTAHGSSAESQALAKQWESLLPPLAFAGVLAVALVQRDRLVANLIPYVTIASLVFISALAMRNWWGHRLESRLRVKALRSQSALEGINHELATQNVELRTIQLKLEESQDRLALHREQLEVLVAERTRELETSRQALHRSDRLASLGTLAAGLAHELNNPLGIMQLQADDALILRDKANSENALRGIVEQLRRCAEIVRSVLRFSRDETSQKRAVELADVLLRSVKLADHYATRSNVKIECQIESGLDCAGDLGASTVWGNAIELEQVIVNLLRNAIEASESGSRVAVELSRVGELLRLRVIDKGAGMTDETREHAFDPFYTTRRDEGGTGLGLSVAHGIMEQHGGSLQVHSHEGKGATVTMEIARHEEA; this is translated from the coding sequence ATGAAGGTGGACATGGTCGCGCGCGAGCCGGAGGAACTGAACACCACCTCCGTCGCGCTATTGCGTCTCTTGCTCCTGGCGTCACTCTGTACCGCGATCGTCTTCGCGGCGTGGCTGCTCTGGCTCGGCAGCGCACACGAGCGGACCCCCTGGTATGTCGGCGCCGTCTTTCCCGTATTCACGCTGACAGCCGCCTCCCAGTGCTTCCGCACGGCTGCGAAGTTGGGGGGGAGCCAGCGCAAAGCCTGGCGTTTCTTCGGCACGGGCTGCTTGAGCATCGCTGTCGGAGAGCTGATGTGGGCCAGCCACGACTTGTTCCTGGGCATTGCACTGCCCGCATCCGTCCCCATGGACGCTTTCTATCTCGGGTTTCCCATCTGCTTCATCCTCGGATCCTGGCACTACCGCATCCGAACTCCGTCCACAGACGATGCATTCATCCAGATTGGCAACCTTGGGATCATTTTCTCCGCAACCCTGCTCATGTACATCTTCGCCAACGTGGACTTCCTCAGCGGGTCGATTCCAAGCTACTTCGCGGACATCACGGTCTTGCACGGAACCTTCAACGTTTCCGCATCCTTGTTTGCGTTGATCGTCCTCTGGCTCCATGGCTGGGGGCGCCGACGTCAGGTCACGTCGCTCATCTTCATCGGCCTCTGCTTCAACGCGTTGGACAACTTCATGTTCATCGGCGCCTTGATGGGGGATGGATATCAAGTGAGTTCTCTCTCGAGTGGCTCGATTCTTGTCTGTGCATCGTTCATCATCTGGGCCGCCTTCGAGCAACGCCACATGAAAGACGAAAATACAGCCCATGGGTCCTCTGCCGAGAGCCAGGCATTGGCAAAACAGTGGGAGAGCCTGCTTCCGCCCCTCGCCTTCGCGGGGGTGCTCGCGGTCGCCCTGGTTCAGCGCGACCGACTCGTCGCAAATCTGATCCCTTATGTCACGATTGCCTCTTTGGTCTTCATCAGCGCACTCGCCATGCGCAACTGGTGGGGCCATCGTCTCGAGAGCCGACTTCGCGTCAAGGCGCTGCGCAGCCAATCTGCGCTGGAGGGAATCAATCACGAACTCGCGACCCAGAATGTCGAGCTTCGCACGATTCAACTCAAACTCGAGGAATCCCAGGACCGCTTGGCATTGCACCGAGAACAACTCGAAGTGTTGGTCGCCGAGCGAACCCGCGAGCTGGAAACGTCGCGCCAGGCGCTGCACAGGTCAGACCGCCTGGCATCCCTCGGCACCCTCGCCGCGGGCCTCGCCCATGAACTCAACAACCCGCTCGGAATCATGCAACTGCAGGCGGACGACGCCCTGATCCTGCGCGACAAGGCCAACTCTGAGAATGCGCTGAGGGGCATTGTCGAACAACTGCGACGCTGCGCAGAGATCGTCAGAAGCGTGTTGCGATTCTCACGGGATGAGACGTCACAGAAGCGTGCGGTCGAGCTCGCCGACGTCCTGCTGCGCTCGGTGAAGCTCGCCGACCACTACGCAACCCGGTCGAACGTCAAAATCGAATGCCAGATCGAAAGTGGGCTCGATTGCGCTGGCGACCTCGGAGCATCCACCGTATGGGGGAATGCGATCGAGCTGGAGCAGGTGATCGTAAATCTGCTGCGCAACGCAATCGAAGCGAGCGAGAGCGGATCTCGGGTGGCAGTTGAACTGTCTCGTGTAGGAGAGCTTCTTAGGCTGCGCGTAATCGACAAAGGCGCGGGCATGACGGATGAGACGCGGGAACACGCATTCGACCCCTTCTACACGACGAGACGCGATGAGGGTGGCACGGGACTGGGGTTGAGCGTTGCTCACGGCATCATGGAGCAGCACGGCGGGTCGCTGCAGGTCCACTCCCATGAAGGCAAAGGGGCGACGGTCACAATGGAAATTGCGAGGCACGAAGAGGCCTAG